A stretch of the Mesorhizobium sp. Pch-S genome encodes the following:
- a CDS encoding thiamine phosphate synthase, whose protein sequence is MKLDPFYLIVDSAAWIERLVPLGVKLVQLRVKDTPDEALRVEIRAARATCERHGCQLVVNDYWQLAIEEGCDFVHLGQEDLAEADVGAIRRAGLKLGLSTHDHSELATALAAGPDYVALGPVYPTILKAMKWAPQGLDRIAEWKRRAGDTPLVAIGGLTVERIPGVLAQGADSAAVVTDITRNADPEARTRAWLAATAPWR, encoded by the coding sequence ATGAAACTCGACCCATTCTACCTCATCGTCGATTCCGCTGCCTGGATCGAACGGCTGGTACCGCTTGGCGTGAAGCTGGTGCAGCTCCGCGTCAAGGACACGCCGGACGAGGCGCTGCGTGTGGAGATCCGCGCCGCCAGGGCGACATGCGAACGCCACGGCTGCCAGCTCGTCGTCAACGATTACTGGCAACTCGCCATCGAAGAGGGCTGCGACTTCGTTCATCTCGGCCAGGAGGATCTGGCCGAGGCTGATGTCGGGGCGATCCGCCGGGCAGGGCTGAAGCTCGGCCTGAGCACGCATGACCACTCCGAACTGGCGACGGCGCTGGCGGCAGGACCCGACTATGTCGCGCTGGGCCCGGTCTATCCGACCATCCTCAAGGCCATGAAATGGGCGCCGCAAGGCCTCGACCGCATCGCCGAATGGAAGCGCCGGGCAGGTGATACGCCGCTTGTCGCCATCGGCGGATTGACCGTCGAGCGCATTCCGGGTGTCCTTGCGCAAGGCGCCGACAGCGCTGCCGTCGTCACCGACATCACCCGCAATGCCGATCCGGAAGCCCGCACCCGCGCATGGCTGGCGGCCACCGCACCATGGCGGTGA
- a CDS encoding thiazole synthase, whose translation MLELYGQQFSSRLLLGTALYPSPAIMADAVTASKTEIVTVSLRRESAGGKTGGQFWSLIQSLGVRVLPNTAGCHSVKEAVTTAQMAREVFATNWIKLEVIGNHDTLQPDVFGLVEAARILSGDGFEVFPYTTDDLVVAERLLEAGCRLLMPWCAPIGSARGPQNVDALRSLRGHFPEVPLIVDAGIGRPSHAAAVMELGYDAVLLNTAVARAGDPVAMASAFGKAIAAGREAFHAGPLEPRDMAVPSTPVIGMAAFS comes from the coding sequence ATGCTCGAACTCTATGGACAGCAGTTCTCATCACGCCTGCTGCTGGGCACAGCACTTTATCCGTCGCCGGCGATCATGGCCGATGCAGTGACAGCCTCGAAGACCGAGATCGTGACGGTGTCGTTGCGCCGGGAAAGCGCCGGCGGCAAGACGGGCGGGCAGTTCTGGTCGCTGATCCAGTCGCTCGGCGTGCGCGTGCTGCCCAACACCGCCGGCTGCCATTCGGTGAAGGAAGCCGTCACCACGGCGCAGATGGCGCGCGAGGTCTTTGCCACCAACTGGATCAAGCTGGAGGTCATCGGCAATCACGACACCTTGCAGCCGGACGTGTTCGGACTGGTCGAGGCCGCGCGTATCCTGAGCGGGGACGGCTTCGAGGTGTTTCCCTACACCACCGACGATCTGGTCGTGGCCGAGCGGCTGCTGGAGGCCGGCTGCAGGCTGCTGATGCCGTGGTGTGCGCCGATCGGCTCGGCGCGTGGACCGCAGAATGTCGATGCGCTGCGCTCGCTGCGCGGCCATTTCCCCGAGGTGCCGCTGATCGTCGATGCCGGTATTGGCCGGCCGTCGCACGCGGCCGCGGTCATGGAACTCGGTTACGACGCCGTCCTGCTCAACACCGCCGTCGCCAGGGCCGGCGATCCGGTGGCGATGGCCAGCGCCTTCGGCAAGGCGATCGCGGCGGGGCGGGAGGCTTTCCACGCCGGTCCGCTCGAACCGCGCGACATGGCCGTTCCCTCCACCCCCGTCATCGGCATGGCAGCGTTCTCATGA
- the thiS gene encoding sulfur carrier protein ThiS has product MRLIINGESREVDAGTLAALLAELDYEGGWLATALNGEVVPARERETCRIADGDRIEILSPMKGG; this is encoded by the coding sequence ATGCGGCTCATCATTAACGGCGAGAGCCGCGAGGTCGACGCCGGCACGCTGGCCGCACTGCTCGCCGAACTCGACTACGAGGGCGGCTGGCTGGCAACGGCGCTCAACGGCGAAGTGGTGCCGGCCAGGGAGCGCGAGACCTGCCGGATCGCCGACGGCGATCGCATCGAAATCCTGTCGCCGATGAAGGGAGGGTGA
- the thiO gene encoding glycine oxidase ThiO, with protein sequence MKALVKGAGVAGLTLAYELASRGADVTVIEKRHRLAGSASWAAGGMLAPWCERESAEEAVVTLGRLALDWWDTVLPGHVVRTGTLVVAPARDAGELDRFARRTTGYSTIGEEAVAALEPDLAGRFRRGLFFTQEAHLDPRRALATLRDRLLGMGVRFEFGYGAVRVPEPVDIEADCTGIAAGVPGLRGVRGEMLLLHAPDVSLARPVRLLHPRFPVYVVPRADHLFMVGATMIESDANDPVTARSMMELLGAAYALHPAFGEAEIVEAGVGVRPAFADNLPRVSREANRVSINGLYRHGFLLAPAMARQAADLIFKSQGELAHAAHH encoded by the coding sequence ATGAAAGCGCTGGTCAAGGGAGCCGGCGTCGCCGGACTGACGCTGGCCTACGAGCTGGCGTCGCGCGGCGCCGACGTCACCGTCATCGAAAAACGGCATCGCCTTGCCGGCAGCGCCTCCTGGGCTGCCGGCGGCATGCTGGCGCCGTGGTGCGAGCGCGAGAGCGCGGAAGAGGCGGTCGTCACGCTGGGGCGCCTGGCGCTCGACTGGTGGGACACCGTGCTGCCGGGCCATGTCGTGCGCACCGGCACGCTGGTGGTGGCGCCGGCACGGGATGCCGGCGAGCTCGACCGTTTCGCGCGGCGCACGACAGGGTACTCGACGATCGGCGAAGAGGCCGTTGCCGCGCTCGAACCGGATCTCGCCGGCCGGTTCCGGCGCGGGCTGTTCTTCACGCAGGAGGCACATCTCGATCCGCGCCGCGCCCTGGCGACCCTCAGGGACAGGCTGCTCGGGATGGGTGTGCGCTTCGAATTCGGCTATGGCGCGGTGCGGGTGCCGGAGCCGGTCGACATCGAGGCCGATTGCACCGGCATCGCGGCAGGCGTTCCGGGCCTGCGCGGCGTACGCGGCGAGATGCTCCTGCTGCATGCGCCGGATGTTTCACTGGCGCGCCCGGTTCGGCTGCTGCATCCGCGCTTTCCGGTCTATGTCGTGCCGCGCGCCGATCATCTGTTCATGGTCGGCGCGACGATGATCGAAAGCGACGCCAATGACCCCGTCACCGCGCGCTCGATGATGGAGCTGCTCGGTGCCGCCTATGCGCTGCACCCGGCGTTCGGCGAGGCCGAGATCGTCGAGGCCGGTGTCGGCGTGCGCCCGGCCTTTGCCGACAACCTGCCGCGCGTCAGCCGCGAAGCCAACCGGGTCTCGATCAACGGCCTCTATCGCCACGGCTTCCTGCTGGCGCCGGCCATGGCAAGGCAGGCGGCCGATCTGATCTTCAAATCGCAAGGGGAGCTCGCCCATGCGGCTCATCATTAA
- the thiC gene encoding phosphomethylpyrimidine synthase ThiC, producing the protein MNIHTPTVTVGELPASRKVYKPGVIHPGLRVPMREISVHPTAGEPPVTVYDSSGPYTDTNVQTDIERGLPRLREEWVVARGDVERYEGRLVKPEDNGFVSGERLTPEFPVRNQPFRARGGRAVTQLAYARAGIITPEMEFIAIRENLGRQAVHTKLQRDGESFGAAVPDYVTPEFVRDEVARGRAIIPANINHPEAEPMIIGRNFLVKINANIGNSAVTSSMAEEVEKMVWATRWGADTVMDLSTGRNIHNIRDWILRNSPVPIGTVPLYQALEKVGGVAEDLSWEVFRDTLIEQAEQGVDYFTIHAGVRLPYIPLTVDRVTGIVSRGGSIMAKWCLYHHRESFLYEHFEEICDICRAYDVSFSLGDGLRPGSIADANDAAQFAELETLGELTQIAWAKDCQVMIEGPGHVPMHKIKENMDKQLAVCGEAPFYTLGPLTTDIAPGYDHITSGIGAAMIGWFGTAMLCYVTPKEHLGLPDRNDVKVGVITYKIAAHAADLAKGHPAAKVRDDALSRARFEFRWEDQFNLSLDPETARAFHDETLPKEAHKVAHFCSMCGPKFCSMRISHDIRAEAQKEGMAAMAEKFRVGGDLYLPLDSVDIVDVAASVEATEAGADQP; encoded by the coding sequence ATGAATATCCATACCCCGACCGTCACCGTTGGCGAATTGCCGGCATCGCGCAAGGTCTACAAACCGGGCGTCATCCATCCCGGCCTGCGCGTGCCGATGCGCGAGATCTCCGTGCATCCGACTGCCGGCGAGCCGCCGGTCACGGTCTATGATTCCTCGGGGCCCTACACCGACACCAACGTGCAGACCGATATCGAGCGCGGCCTGCCGCGCCTGCGCGAAGAATGGGTCGTCGCGCGCGGCGATGTCGAGCGCTACGAGGGTCGGCTGGTCAAGCCGGAGGACAATGGCTTCGTCTCCGGTGAGCGGCTGACGCCGGAATTCCCGGTGCGCAACCAGCCGTTCCGGGCTAGGGGCGGACGTGCCGTCACCCAGCTCGCTTACGCCCGCGCCGGCATCATCACGCCGGAGATGGAATTCATCGCCATTCGCGAAAACCTCGGCCGCCAGGCGGTGCACACCAAGCTGCAGCGCGATGGCGAGAGCTTCGGTGCGGCGGTCCCCGACTACGTCACGCCGGAGTTCGTGCGCGACGAGGTTGCGCGCGGCCGCGCCATCATCCCGGCCAACATCAACCATCCGGAAGCCGAGCCGATGATCATCGGCCGCAATTTCCTGGTCAAGATCAACGCCAATATCGGCAATTCGGCCGTCACCTCGTCCATGGCCGAGGAGGTGGAAAAGATGGTCTGGGCAACCCGCTGGGGCGCCGACACGGTGATGGACCTTTCCACCGGCCGCAACATCCACAACATCCGCGACTGGATCCTGCGCAATTCGCCGGTGCCGATCGGCACCGTGCCGCTCTACCAGGCGCTGGAAAAGGTCGGCGGCGTTGCCGAGGATCTCTCCTGGGAGGTGTTCCGCGACACGCTGATCGAACAGGCGGAGCAGGGCGTCGACTATTTCACCATCCATGCCGGCGTGCGGCTGCCCTACATTCCGCTCACCGTCGATCGCGTCACCGGCATCGTCAGCCGCGGCGGTTCGATCATGGCCAAGTGGTGCCTCTACCATCACAGGGAAAGCTTCCTCTACGAGCATTTCGAGGAGATCTGCGACATCTGCCGCGCCTATGACGTGTCGTTCTCGCTGGGCGACGGGCTGCGGCCCGGCTCCATCGCCGACGCCAACGATGCCGCGCAGTTCGCAGAGCTGGAGACGCTGGGCGAACTGACGCAGATCGCCTGGGCCAAGGATTGCCAGGTGATGATCGAGGGTCCCGGTCACGTGCCGATGCACAAGATCAAGGAAAACATGGACAAGCAGCTCGCCGTCTGCGGCGAGGCGCCGTTCTACACGCTCGGGCCGCTCACCACCGATATCGCACCCGGCTATGACCACATCACCAGCGGCATCGGCGCTGCCATGATCGGCTGGTTCGGCACCGCCATGCTCTGCTACGTCACGCCCAAGGAACATCTCGGCCTGCCCGACCGCAATGACGTGAAGGTCGGCGTCATCACCTACAAGATCGCCGCCCATGCCGCCGACCTCGCCAAGGGCCATCCCGCCGCCAAGGTCCGGGACGACGCCTTGTCGCGCGCCCGCTTCGAGTTCCGTTGGGAAGACCAGTTCAACCTCTCGCTCGATCCCGAAACAGCGCGCGCCTTCCACGACGAGACCTTGCCCAAGGAAGCGCACAAGGTGGCGCATTTCTGCTCCATGTGCGGGCCGAAATTCTGCTCCATGCGCATCTCGCACGACATCCGTGCCGAGGCACAGAAGGAAGGCATGGCAGCGATGGCGGAAAAGTTCCGCGTCGGCGGCGATCTCTATTTGCCGCTCGATTCCGTCGACATCGTCGACGTGGCCGCTTCCGTCGAAGCTACGGAGGCGGGGGCCGACCAGCCATGA
- the ugpC gene encoding sn-glycerol-3-phosphate ABC transporter ATP-binding protein UgpC: MTFLRIDHVTKQFGSLQVVKGVSIEATKGEFVVFVGPSGCGKSTLLRMIAGLEETSEGSISIDGEDLTHADPADRHVAMVFQSYALFPHMSVFDNIAFGMQINKVPKAEIKARVAEAARILQIEPLLDRRPKQLSGGQRQRVAIGRAIVRKPKIFLFDEPLSNLDAELRTQMRVEIAKIHREIGATMIYVTHDQVEAMTLADRIVVLRGGLVEQIGTPIDLYDNPANLFVAGFIGSPRMTLLSGTVESSSAHGIQVACPALSRPQSIAGPFARLPEAGSPVTLGLRPETIRIDAANPVFSARVEITENLGGSTLIYAVTQDGTALIVPAQERTSVRSGDTLPLAFSTAPHVFDAEGKNLRLP, from the coding sequence ATGACTTTTCTCAGGATCGATCACGTCACCAAGCAGTTCGGCTCCCTTCAGGTCGTCAAGGGAGTGTCGATCGAGGCCACGAAGGGGGAATTCGTCGTCTTCGTCGGCCCCTCGGGCTGCGGCAAGTCGACCCTGCTTCGCATGATCGCCGGCCTCGAGGAGACCAGCGAGGGCTCGATCTCGATCGACGGCGAGGACCTGACCCATGCCGATCCGGCCGATCGTCATGTCGCGATGGTGTTCCAGTCCTACGCGCTCTTCCCGCACATGTCGGTCTTCGACAACATCGCCTTCGGCATGCAGATCAACAAGGTGCCGAAGGCCGAGATCAAGGCACGCGTCGCGGAGGCCGCCCGCATCCTGCAGATCGAACCGCTGCTCGACCGCAGGCCGAAGCAACTCTCCGGCGGCCAGCGGCAGCGTGTCGCCATTGGCCGCGCCATCGTGCGCAAGCCCAAGATCTTCCTGTTCGACGAGCCTCTCTCCAATCTGGACGCCGAGCTTCGCACCCAGATGCGTGTCGAAATCGCCAAGATCCATCGCGAGATCGGGGCGACGATGATCTACGTCACCCACGATCAGGTCGAGGCCATGACGCTGGCTGACAGGATTGTCGTTCTGCGCGGCGGGCTGGTGGAACAGATCGGCACCCCCATCGATCTCTATGACAATCCGGCCAATCTCTTCGTCGCCGGCTTCATCGGCAGCCCGCGAATGACGTTGCTGTCGGGAACCGTTGAAAGCTCCTCGGCGCATGGCATTCAGGTCGCGTGTCCGGCCTTGTCCCGGCCGCAGTCCATTGCCGGACCCTTTGCGCGGTTGCCTGAAGCAGGCAGCCCGGTCACGCTCGGCCTGCGCCCGGAAACCATCAGGATCGATGCCGCGAATCCGGTGTTCAGCGCCAGGGTGGAAATCACCGAAAATCTGGGCGGCTCCACGCTCATCTACGCCGTGACCCAGGACGGCACCGCGCTGATCGTGCCGGCGCAGGAGCGCACGTCGGTTCGTTCCGGCGATACCTTGCCGCTGGCGTTTTCCACAGCCCCGCATGTGTTCGATGCCGAGGGAAAGAACCTGCGTTTGCCTTAG
- a CDS encoding alpha-glucosidase/alpha-galactosidase: MRRPKITFIGAGSTVFMKNIIGDVLYRPALKDAVIALMDINPERLKESEVVAGKLVQALGASATIETHSNQRKALEGADFVVVAFQIGGYEPCTVTDFEVPKQFGLRQTIADTLGVGGIMRGLRTVPHLWAICEDMLQVCPKAILLQYVNPMAINTWAIAEKYPSIRQVGLCHSVQGTAYELSRDLDIPVSEIRYRAAGINHMAFFLTFEHRLADGSYRNLYPDLVQGYREGRFPKPSHWNPRCPNRVRYEMLTRLGYFVTESSEHFAEYTPYFIKDGRADLIEKFGIPLDEYPKRCVEQIARWKEESGTLTGADTIAIKESHEYASSIMNSVWTGEPSIIYGNQRNNGSITSLPANCVAEVPCLVDANGIQPTLIGDLPPQLTALIRTNINVQELTVRALTTENRDHIYHAAMMDPHTAAELDLDQIWNLVDRLIAAHGDWLPAWARG; the protein is encoded by the coding sequence ATGCGACGCCCAAAGATCACGTTCATCGGAGCCGGCTCCACCGTTTTCATGAAGAACATCATCGGCGATGTGCTGTATCGCCCCGCGCTCAAGGACGCGGTGATCGCGTTGATGGACATCAATCCCGAGCGGCTGAAGGAAAGCGAGGTCGTCGCCGGCAAACTCGTGCAGGCACTTGGCGCCAGCGCGACCATTGAAACACATTCCAACCAGCGCAAGGCCCTGGAAGGGGCGGATTTCGTCGTCGTCGCCTTCCAGATCGGCGGCTACGAACCTTGCACCGTGACCGATTTCGAGGTCCCCAAGCAATTCGGACTGCGCCAGACCATCGCCGACACGCTCGGCGTCGGCGGCATCATGCGCGGCCTGCGCACCGTGCCGCATCTGTGGGCCATCTGCGAGGACATGCTTCAGGTCTGCCCCAAGGCGATCCTGCTGCAGTATGTGAACCCGATGGCGATCAACACCTGGGCGATCGCCGAGAAATATCCTTCCATCCGGCAGGTGGGGCTGTGCCATTCCGTCCAGGGCACCGCCTATGAGCTGTCGCGCGATCTCGATATCCCGGTTTCGGAAATCCGCTATCGCGCCGCCGGCATCAACCACATGGCGTTCTTCCTCACCTTCGAGCATCGCCTGGCGGATGGCAGCTACCGCAACCTCTATCCCGACCTGGTGCAGGGCTATCGCGAAGGGCGCTTCCCGAAACCGAGCCATTGGAACCCGCGCTGTCCGAACAGGGTCCGCTATGAAATGCTGACGCGGCTCGGCTATTTCGTCACCGAAAGCTCCGAACACTTCGCGGAATACACGCCCTATTTCATCAAGGACGGCCGTGCCGATCTCATCGAGAAATTCGGCATCCCGCTCGATGAATACCCGAAACGCTGCGTCGAGCAGATCGCCCGCTGGAAGGAGGAATCCGGGACGCTGACCGGCGCCGATACGATCGCCATCAAGGAGAGCCACGAATATGCCTCCTCGATCATGAATTCGGTCTGGACCGGCGAGCCGTCGATCATCTACGGCAACCAGCGCAACAACGGCTCGATCACCTCGCTGCCGGCCAATTGCGTCGCGGAGGTACCTTGCCTCGTCGATGCCAACGGCATCCAGCCAACGCTCATCGGCGATCTTCCGCCGCAACTGACTGCGCTCATCCGCACCAACATCAACGTCCAGGAACTCACCGTTCGGGCGCTGACCACCGAAAACCGCGACCATATCTACCATGCGGCGATGATGGATCCGCACACGGCGGCCGAGCTCGATCTCGACCAGATCTGGAACCTCGTCGACAGGCTGATCGCGGCGCATGGCGATTGGCTGCCCGCCTGGGCACGCGGCTGA
- a CDS encoding sugar ABC transporter substrate-binding protein, producing MRKNLTGVLAAATALTTLASSFARAEEVTLNYAMWDANQAPVYRQCADKFEAENPGIKINIKQDSWDNYWTTLSTSFVAGTAPDVFVNHLSRFPEFLANGVMDDLSERIAADKVDMKAYLPGLAESWNKDDRQYGLPKDWDTIALVYNKKMVADAGVSEEELRNLTWNPKDGGSLEKVVARLSVDQNGKRGNEAGFDKSRVAVYGWATNTVDGYGQTQWSFLAVSDGFKPIDKPWGKQYGYDSPALADTLTWIRDLALKKGYALSQEQTGRLNATAIFAAGKAAIVPDGSWNISSYRDTSKAEFGFAPLPQGPEGRRSMFNGLSDSIWSGSQHKDEAWKWVKYLGGSDCQTIVGKSGVVFPARPEAAKAAEEAHKAKGLDVSAFVQLATPETTFPFPISDRASEISAILTTAIENVLLGKGDPAAILKEANDQANGML from the coding sequence ATGAGAAAAAACCTGACAGGCGTCCTTGCCGCCGCAACCGCGCTGACCACGCTCGCATCCTCGTTCGCGCGGGCCGAGGAGGTGACCCTCAATTATGCCATGTGGGACGCCAACCAGGCTCCCGTGTATCGCCAGTGCGCGGACAAGTTCGAGGCTGAAAACCCCGGCATCAAGATCAACATCAAGCAGGACAGCTGGGACAATTACTGGACCACGCTGAGCACATCCTTTGTCGCCGGCACCGCGCCGGACGTGTTTGTCAACCATCTCAGCCGCTTCCCGGAATTCCTGGCGAACGGCGTGATGGATGACCTGTCGGAGCGCATCGCGGCCGACAAGGTCGACATGAAGGCCTATCTGCCCGGTCTGGCCGAAAGCTGGAACAAGGACGACCGGCAATACGGTCTGCCGAAGGACTGGGACACGATTGCCCTCGTCTACAACAAGAAGATGGTCGCCGATGCCGGGGTCAGCGAGGAGGAGCTCAGGAACCTCACCTGGAACCCGAAAGACGGCGGCTCGCTCGAAAAGGTCGTCGCGCGCCTCAGCGTGGATCAGAACGGCAAGCGCGGCAACGAAGCCGGTTTCGACAAGTCCAGGGTTGCCGTCTATGGCTGGGCAACCAACACCGTGGATGGCTACGGCCAGACGCAATGGAGCTTCCTGGCTGTCTCCGACGGCTTCAAGCCGATCGATAAGCCGTGGGGCAAGCAGTATGGCTATGACAGCCCGGCGCTTGCCGATACGCTGACCTGGATACGCGACCTGGCCCTGAAGAAGGGCTACGCGCTCAGCCAGGAACAGACCGGCAGGCTGAACGCGACCGCGATCTTCGCAGCCGGCAAGGCCGCCATCGTTCCGGATGGCTCGTGGAACATTTCCTCCTATCGCGACACGTCCAAGGCCGAGTTCGGCTTTGCGCCGCTGCCGCAGGGGCCTGAAGGCCGCCGCTCGATGTTCAACGGTCTGTCCGACAGCATCTGGTCCGGATCCCAGCACAAGGACGAAGCCTGGAAATGGGTGAAATATCTCGGCGGATCGGATTGCCAGACCATCGTCGGCAAATCCGGGGTCGTCTTCCCGGCCCGTCCCGAAGCAGCAAAGGCGGCCGAGGAGGCCCACAAGGCAAAGGGACTTGATGTATCTGCCTTCGTTCAGCTGGCGACACCGGAAACGACGTTCCCGTTCCCCATCTCGGATCGCGCCTCGGAGATTTCGGCGATCCTGACGACGGCGATCGAGAATGTCCTGCTTGGCAAGGGCGATCCGGCCGCCATCCTCAAGGAAGCCAACGACCAGGCGAACGGCATGCTCTAG
- a CDS encoding carbohydrate ABC transporter permease, translating into MALKIGLTYPNDVYTSASSLLPSAYTPGNFLRVMGLPSTIELSAFRAAPIDFMLALRNSVIYTALTVTGQIFFSALAGYAFARMNFPGRNKLFFAFLAATMIPSVVLFIPNFVLIKQLGLLNSFAGLVAPTILMTPFAVFFLRQFFLSAPKELDEAARLEGASQFQIFWRIALPIQKGPIATLAILLSINSWNEFFWPFLVGRDPGVRVMAVALSDFMSQTGRGNPDWSGLMAAIMLSILPVIAMLIIFGRQIVESLQTSGLK; encoded by the coding sequence ATGGCACTCAAGATCGGCCTCACGTATCCGAACGATGTCTACACCAGTGCGTCGAGCCTGTTGCCGAGCGCCTACACGCCCGGAAACTTCCTGCGCGTGATGGGCCTGCCTTCCACCATCGAGCTGTCGGCGTTCCGCGCCGCGCCGATCGACTTCATGCTGGCGCTGCGAAACAGCGTCATCTACACCGCGTTGACGGTCACGGGGCAGATCTTCTTTTCGGCGCTCGCCGGCTACGCCTTTGCCCGCATGAATTTCCCGGGCCGCAACAAGCTGTTCTTCGCCTTCCTCGCCGCCACCATGATCCCGAGCGTGGTGCTGTTCATCCCGAACTTCGTTCTCATCAAGCAGCTCGGTCTGCTGAACAGCTTTGCCGGTCTGGTCGCCCCGACGATCCTGATGACGCCCTTCGCGGTGTTTTTCCTGCGCCAGTTCTTCCTGTCTGCGCCGAAGGAACTCGACGAGGCCGCGCGGCTGGAGGGGGCGTCCCAGTTCCAGATCTTCTGGCGCATCGCGCTGCCGATCCAGAAGGGGCCGATTGCCACGCTGGCGATCCTTTTGTCGATCAATTCGTGGAACGAGTTCTTCTGGCCCTTCCTGGTGGGGCGCGATCCCGGCGTGCGCGTCATGGCGGTCGCCCTGTCGGATTTCATGAGCCAGACCGGCAGGGGCAATCCCGACTGGAGCGGGCTGATGGCGGCGATCATGCTGTCGATCCTGCCCGTCATCGCCATGCTCATCATTTTCGGCCGGCAGATCGTGGAGTCGCTGCAGACGAGCGGCCTGAAATAG
- a CDS encoding sugar ABC transporter permease, which translates to MPTQGRSVSLRQRRRKEALVGYLFVAPAFLGFLIFYLLPTLRAVEISLTDWNLMRAPKFVGLGNYAMLLSDANFWHSAKVTFAYVLYNIPLQTVLGLLLAVLSDRLARAVWLRAIIIAPYLISNVVAALVWMMMLDPILGLVNAFLTFFGVGPQGFLASPDEAMVSVAAISTWRHTGLTALLFYAGLQAIPAHLYEAARLEGAGEWTMFRRITLPLLRPVLAFVVVTSLIGSFQVFDVVAVATAGGPSNSTRVILWYIYENAFKFNKMGYASAISVVLFVTLILITLLQMRVLRADQSDLD; encoded by the coding sequence ATGCCGACACAGGGGAGGAGTGTTTCACTGCGCCAGAGGCGGCGGAAGGAGGCCCTGGTCGGCTATCTGTTCGTCGCCCCGGCGTTCCTCGGTTTCCTGATCTTCTACCTTTTGCCGACGCTTCGCGCCGTTGAGATCAGCCTGACCGACTGGAACCTCATGCGCGCCCCGAAATTCGTCGGGCTCGGCAATTATGCGATGCTGCTTTCGGACGCGAACTTCTGGCATTCGGCCAAGGTGACGTTCGCCTACGTTCTCTACAACATTCCGCTGCAGACCGTGCTCGGGCTGCTGCTGGCAGTGCTCTCGGACCGGCTGGCGCGTGCGGTCTGGCTGCGGGCGATCATCATCGCGCCCTATCTGATTTCCAATGTGGTTGCCGCGCTCGTCTGGATGATGATGCTGGACCCGATCCTGGGTCTCGTGAACGCATTCCTCACCTTCTTCGGTGTCGGACCGCAGGGTTTCCTCGCCTCTCCGGATGAGGCGATGGTATCGGTGGCCGCCATCTCCACCTGGCGGCACACCGGCCTGACCGCGCTGCTGTTCTATGCCGGCCTGCAGGCGATTCCCGCCCATCTCTACGAGGCTGCCAGGCTGGAGGGGGCAGGTGAGTGGACGATGTTCCGGCGTATCACCCTGCCGCTGCTGCGTCCGGTGCTGGCCTTTGTCGTGGTGACCAGCCTCATCGGTTCGTTTCAGGTCTTCGACGTGGTCGCTGTCGCGACAGCGGGCGGACCATCCAATTCGACCCGCGTCATTCTCTGGTACATTTACGAGAACGCCTTCAAATTCAACAAGATGGGATACGCGTCGGCGATTTCCGTCGTGCTGTTCGTCACGCTGATCCTCATCACGCTGCTGCAGATGCGGGTGTTGCGGGCAGATCAGTCGGATCTGGATTGA